The window GATTACTGAATACATTGTTTTATCTCTGTTCCATGATTCCCATGAAAGGTCggaaagataattaaaaaaagcaaggttGTTCACTGCAAAGGAGCCCGAATGCGCATATCAAAGTATTTCAGGTGTCCATGtcatggaaaaactgaaagctTCTGTTGCAGAGAGAGCACAGAGAGCAACTAGCTGACTTGCTTAACCAGCTACTTACAACGGGgtgaaaaattaaatcttaaaCAAATGCAGTTTAACTGCAGTGTTAATCAAACTCCCAATGAAACACCTACTGCAAATCCAGAGTTCTaactcattttcttcagctcaCTAAAGACTTTGGCTGCTTTAAGAGACAACCTGTAACCTGAAACTGCTCAGCACCACATAAGGTTGCCTTAGGGTATTTTGCCAGAGGTTACAGACCAAGTTGTACTGCCTGCTTTATTCTGGTTTACCTAAGAGATTGGCCGCTCCTCTCCTGCCAGAGTTGGGAAGCTATGGGAGCTGTTTGGTATGCAATCCTGCTTTCCCCTTCCTCGCCAGTGACCAGACTTTAAAATCAGCTTTAGAGAAAAGTCTACCAGATTGATCCAAGGAGCTGAATATACTTCAGGAGGCACACGGCAAGTACATGAATTGCTCTGTCTGAAAACCAAGGGCTCTGACAGAATTCCGAGGGCTCTGACACACAGCAGAACTACTTTTGCTCAGCACAGATCCCTCTGCCCCAAGCTGGAAATGATGGAGGCCAGCATCCTCTTCTTCCGCACGTGCCTTGTGCTGCTCGCCACTCCCATCTACCTGCTATCGTTCCTGGGCATATGGCAGCCTTTCTgtaagaagatattttttcctttcttgataGAGAAATTTTCTGCaagccaggaaaagaaaaccaagaagcTGAAGCAGGAGCTGTTTTGTAATCTACCTGACTTCACAGGCCCCTCAGGAGAGCTGAGGCTGCTGGAGATTGGGACCGGCTGCGGTGCCAACTTCCAGTTCTACCCACCAGGCTGCAAAGTCACATGCACTGACGTAAACCCCAACTTCGAGCAAGGCCTTTTGAGAAGCATAAACAAGAACCAGCATGTCCACTACAACGGTTTCCTAACAGCTGCAGGAGAAGACCTGCACCAGGTGCCCAGTGGTTCCATGGATGCCGTCGTCTGCACCTTGGTCCTCTGCTCTGTGCACAATGTCGATGGCACCCTGAAGGAAGTACTGCGAGTGCTCAGACCGGTGAGTATCTGAATTAAAAGTTCTGTTACTACCTTTATCACCTATTCCAGAGGCActgcaccaaaagaaaaataaaaacaaggaaaaaaaacccaaacttgttTTCGAGCTTACAAACCAGACCCACAACCACTCTGCACTGCTAAATGGTgcaatcaaatcaaatcaaagcaGTAGCAACATACTGGTCAGTCTGTCCTTTTCTTAGAAGTAAAACCCTAAAAGGAACAATCTGCTAACTAGAACTGCCACTAATTTTGTAAGTAATTACTGTGAATCATTTAAAGCAGAATGGGTTCCTGTGGTGTTGTTCCTTCCCCACAGACACCAGATTTTCTTTGGGTGGGAAGCTCTCTGATACAGACTGGTagtctgcattttaaat is drawn from Falco naumanni isolate bFalNau1 chromosome 20 unlocalized genomic scaffold, bFalNau1.pat SUPER_20_unloc_2, whole genome shotgun sequence and contains these coding sequences:
- the LOC121081909 gene encoding methyltransferase-like protein 7A codes for the protein MMEASILFFRTCLVLLATPIYLLSFLGIWQPFCKKIFFPFLIEKFSASQEKKTKKLKQELFCNLPDFTGPSGELRLLEIGTGCGANFQFYPPGCKVTCTDVNPNFEQGLLRSINKNQHVHYNGFLTAAGEDLHQVPSGSMDAVVCTLVLCSVHNVDGTLKEVLRVLRPGGAFYFLEHVAADRSSWKYFWQQVCSLTWKLVFDGCCLTRELQKNLEEANFSELHLQQISLAYPWTPIQPHIIGYAIK